taaaaaaataaaaagtgtaaAAAAATGACTACTCATTGAACCCTTTTTTAAGTAAGAGGAACACATCTAAATTAATCTCATAAGTGTACTATCCATTttctatatttaaatttatagttatttaacTACAAAACATTTAAATATTAACGAATTCAAGAATATAATTGACAACCTAgcttaaatatattataacattatGGGTATCATTATAAATAGTACTTTCTAATTATAGCCGagtgtaaaaaagaaaaaaaaaaaaagcatcttattgggtgaaaaataaattctatttgTGGGATTGAAAATGGATAAGAGTGAAGTCTGAAAATGATTTGAGATTAGTCAAAAGGGTTTCTTTTCTCTGTGCTCTTTGGAGAATTTCAACCCTCAAAAGTTGCCTTCAAAATTCCAAATCATTGCACTTTGCGTGTTGAAgatgccatctctctctctctctctctctgtcgcTCTCTCCAATTTCCTCACGGTTGACAAAATTGTTCCCAAATTCACACTTCTTATAGCGTAATAATTGATAAAGAAAATCTTTTTATATAGTCAGTCATGTGAATTCTTAATAATTAGATTtacatatattcaattttttatatttgcaaATATTCCCAAAAGTGCATAGTTTATTATCCCTGCGAAAAGAGTTGGTAGAAAAGTgagattttctataattattttgcttgaacaatatttattttttaaatatcagttattataaacaaaatacatttgcttttatcttttataaaaattttaagtaatcCAATCAAAAGAAATGATGCGATTAAATCttgcaaatatttaaaaaagaaaaattgttctTCTAACCActaagatatatataataatagctCAAGTAGCTAATTAAAGATGGATATGGTAAGGTAATTGGTAAGTCCTCAAtgttaaaaatttgaattttatacatcactttaattatatatagacTGATGTGCCTCTATACCCTTTCgagtaaaaactaaaaaaaaaaatcactagcTACATTAActatattcttaaaaattttcccatcttaattaccaaaaaataaaaaaaaagtaaaaatatcaaAGGTTATTGAGTGCGTatagatttataaaatatagaaaagttACCACaatgtcaatatatatatatatatatatgaaagggTACGTACCACAAAGTAAgtgtaaatttatatataattaatatataaatttgttcTGATAGAGGTTTAAACTTTGGTTaaaaaaactattataatttttttgttactttgttaatcttttaaaatattggaATTGGATGATATAATTTGACTTTGCATGACTTTGGGTTGGCAATTTGGCAAACGTGTTGATTATTTGGAATCCACATTCTAAAAACATGTCCTccagttttaattaattattaatattcagATGATGATAATTCGAAGAAGGCTCACTGACTTTTACCAAAGAAAATCTCGATTGACTTTCCCATCATCCAAACGACGCCCGCCCATCCCACAAGGGTCAATCTAGTACAACTCTCCATGCCTTGCTTCCACCTCCAatgtatgtataatatatatataatggcagTTTAGGTTGTCCTCTATCTGTAcaacaaataacaaataattcACCATTGAAGCAGTTGACAAGGAATAATCCGTCCCAACTGCTACACTTTTGATCTCCtccatcaaatatatatatatatatatatatattattaacttAAGAAATTGTAATAAGGACAGTTAAAgtaaaaatcatcatcatcataataataataataaaattaatttgttatctATTATTATAGCTTGAATTTTAGatgaaaagaaagtaaaaaaaaaaaaagaagaagattgagTTCAAATTGAAATAGTAGCATAAAACGTAAATTATATACTTATTACAGAAAGGCAAAAAGCTCACGTTTAtgcctattttcttttataatacataattattaatgaATGATATCGTTTTAATTAGATTGTATAGGAGATGGGATCATTGATCtaccagccagccagccagccagccagcgtGCGTGTTTCAATGAAATTTCTATTTAAAGGGAATGATTTTCCACAAATAAAGATGCAATCTTCATACATATGTGGATGTGGTCTATTTTCTCAATCACAGCCTTTAAAAATGGAGAGTGAtggtgaaagagagagagagagagagagagagagagagaccaagtCATGCATCTCATGGATATGATTAATGGGTATTTGATAATCATGGTTGTCTGGTAGGGGATAtcgagaaagaagaaaagaacaaatTAGAGAAAGGAAGtgttgaataaatatataattgtaataattCCAAGATGCTTATGCAATGAgtgagatagatagatagatagacgCACCAACCCAGCACAAATCATTGGGCgacatataaaataataatcggtggggtggggtggggtggggggtgCTGAGGTTGAATTGAATTGTTGCCATTTGGGTGATTAGGTCATGGCCCTTTTGCCATTATACAATTCCCAATGAGGATTTGTGTTGAAGGGTCCCCCCTCCATTGTCCGTTgctcatcatcattatcatcatctaACCCCTTTCATATGCCATGAATTGGGGGACTCATCaccttgtgtgtgtgtgttttgcatGCCTATCTGCCTATGCATGGATGATTAATTAAACTTGATGGCTAGGGTTTGGTGCTGGCCTAATCAGAAGTGTTGCTTTACACGGTGGTTGGCCTGAAAATTAGATGcgaatttttatattcaaatttgttataaggatatatatatatatatatttggatatGGACGTAGtagtttaattttgtgtttgttatttagaatttaaaatttgaaaattttactatttgaatatatatatatatatattattgttggaAAGTATTAATTAGATTTGGTCTAAATTTAGGGTTGGATTGTAGCTAATAAAAGAGTAGAAGAATTTGGACATCTCCATCATCtctaatttcaaattatattatttgaaatttctCTATACAAACACAACCTAAAATAATTTGTAGCTTAAGAGAGAAACATATTATCACactatttattttgtataatttcttCAGTATAAAAATTGTGTGAATATCATAGGATCGAAAACTTCATGTTGCATTATTTCTATGCTTGAGAATTCTTGTAAATTAAATTGAGATGGCTAATTAAATGGTTATTGTTTAgtattatataaacaaaattcttttaaaattttagatggAACTACATGAAAATATCATGTTAATTATTTGAAGAGTTTTAGCcctcaattaaaattaatgataaaattaatgtaataatattaacacagtatataaaagaaaattgaaagtAAATTAAAAGTTGGACATACCTGTACtttgattgataaaattaaaagttgagtCTAAATTGAAAACAAGATAAAAATTGAATAGTTTTGGTTAagatataacttttttttttttttttaattttttatagtgaGTAATCTTAGTCACTAATAAAttgtaaatacatataataattcaCATTcgatacacatacacacaaataAGTTAAAAGCAAAAATTGACAGGTTAATgcctttaaataaatatgtatatatacaaaaattaaaaaaaaaaaaaactataatttcCCTTAACTATTATgccctcttaattattttctttttaagctcCATTTGTAACTCATAATTTAAggatggaagagagagagagagggagagaatatATAAATGCATTTATGATGATAGAAATAAtgagagcatatatatatagaaacctGTGGACAAGGTAATATTATGTGTCAAAACATGATTACCCTTTGTTACATGTGACCCATGCATGCATCATTCATAATGAGGAGAATGTAATTacctgcatgcatgcatgcatgatcatccattacatatataataaatatacttgCACACGCGCACTGTGCTCAGTTTAATTTGCTTGGCAATTTTAAGGCAACAGCCATTCTGGTTTGgttcatacatacatacatacatacatacatacatacaaaggTTGAGATTAATGGACAAGATAAGATTTTGATAcatattttgatgatttaaCGGAGGTGTACTATAGACTCAAAAACTCAAATAGTGGCCAAAGCTGAGCAGATCACCAATCTTGACggaaaatcataaaaaaaaaaagaaaaagaaaagaaagaaagaagcaagAAACCACTAAGGTGGATGATCAAACTCGATCGATCTTGTAGTGTatgagaatttaattaattaattaattaattaattcaagagaaaagaaaatgtatGATTTAGTGTGAGAaaagaattatggaaaatagtgtgggagacttggactactgcatatatatatatatatatatatagcatttgACTTGCCCAGTTTAGAAATCGAAATGATGGGTCCAAATTTTGCAGCCGATGCATATTAATTTTCTAGTCAAAAGTAATTCTCAAATTCATATCATGGAAATGGAAACCGCAATCATACTTGATTTTTTCCATTGTTGTGGAATAGAAAAACatgacataataataataataataataatgatttaTAAACATGTTTGTATAATCACGGCCGGTTGAAACAGGAATAGCCCCAACTCACCAAAtaacttaattattatatatagctTATGTTAACTTGAATAAAATTGTcattgagaatatatatatatatatattttcttcaataagattaatatatatatatatatcaaagtcGACTATAGTTTCATGATATCCTTGAGAACATATAGGAGTAGTAGCCAAGTCTTGTTTTTTTTTGGTGGCAAAGGTATACATTTGCCAAGTGAATGGGCCAAAAGCATCAAGAAAATGATGGTCATGATAGTTATGCATCATGAAAGAAACCAGGGAATTGTCTTGACCAGAGACCACATCATTTTTATTCTCATAGCTATTCATCATCTAGGTTCAGGTCTGGCCTAGATGAAAAAGGATCACCATTCCTAtaaagtattaattattatatatatagaaaatttcaTGTGTTTGATTAAAAAGActtgacatttttttaataatatcttACAATTTTTACCCTTCAAATATTAGGGAGGAGGGATCTAAAAGccagtagtagtagtagtagtagtaaaaCTAGTTAATTATAAGTAAGAATAATGTGAATTcaattcctcctcctcctcctcctctgcaTCATTCCTCCTGGCAGTGGTTTGTACAGAAGTTGCCGTGTGGATTCCAGTTTCCAGCAATTTTAAATGCGAGAAAGCAGAGGCCAGCGGGCATGCATGTGTGGCAGCTAATGCTAATGGAATTGAATGGCATTGGTGGTGGTCATGCGGTGTACCAAACAAACCTTAAAGAACGAGACAACGTTAACCAGCGAATTAAATAAGGTGCCAAAAAGCATTAGAATcctcgagagagagagaggtggtcACGTGCCTCCCAACGTTTAGAAGAAAACTTGCAATGATTTCATTTAGACTTGGTGCTAGTCCTCGCGTGTGCTCATAATTGGGGCCTCCGCCTTGGCTTTCCCCAACTTCACAACACCCATCCTCCCAATTTTCCATCTTTGTCCCCTCACCCTACCCACCCATCAATGGCTCCATTTATTCTCACAACGAttgcaataatataaaaattacgaATATTATAGAATACATACAAATATACTTTTATAAGAGAAGGGGGGCCAAGTGCCAACCTTACCCTTGGGGGTCAAGGCATGAAGGCAAATGGGCTTTTTGAACGAGGCATCAAGGAGAGAGAAATCAAACCACAAAAGGACACAATTCCATCACTCCCTTTTCCTAAAGCATGCCTACATCCACGGACGGATCAATTACGTACCCaagtttttatattataataatgaccatcatcatcatcattaattaaacacaataacaattaacaataataatatcgATTAAAAGATACAAAAGTTGTTGGTTCTGTATTTTCTTCTGCTTCCCCGGCTTTTCTTTACTTCCCAAGAAAACGAAGGAAAATGAGGGGGAACTTTGAACTGATCTCTTCTACTACTTGATATCTGTTCTTTTTTTGACATCTAAAGTGTATCCCTTGCCAGATTCACAGAGAAGGGGGAATAATTAAGGATTCAGAAACTCACAAACCATCCTCAAACAAGCCCTATATCATTGTCAAAACCTTTATCTACCAACCATGATCGATCTGGAGCAAAACCAGTCAAAGCTTTCGGCTTTCCAGTATATTTACACCTCTATCCATGGCAACATGTCTTGCCTCTTTTACGAAGCTGCAGATTGGTGAGGTTGAGAGAAAGGGTAGAACCTGGGCCGGGAGAGAGGAAAAGGGCCAGCAGCTTTGGGAGATGGATCGCCGGAGTTCGCTGCGGCTGTGGCGGAGGTggtagtggtggtggtggtggtggcgaCGCGCTCGCAGGAGGGGCACATGGTGAGGGTGGTAGCCGGAAGCTGCATGTAAAATGGGGTTGAAGTTTTCAGAGCCCTTAGTTCTTGGAGCTCTTTGTGGAGCCTTCTGTTCTCTTCTGTTAGCGTCTCGCAGCATCTCTTCAAGTACTCGCAATCCACCTCCGTTTGCTTCAACTTCGTCctgcataaataaatattatcagattaattaattttatataaatttagccAAAATCCAAGAAAAGGAACTCTATTAATTGAATGGACAAAATCAATGTTCATATATGATATACCTTGCTCTTCTATTCTGAAACCAGACCTCCACTTGGCGTGGACGAAGATTAAGCTGTTTTGCAAGCGCAATCTTTTGCTTCTGCATCATTAGAACAAGAAATCATAACAGGAACCAAACGAGCTCTCTCTAAGTTACAATATTAGAATCAAAACACATCCAAATTAAGCTGAACactaattaaatacatttacaCGCAAATTATTACTCACGGGATTAAGGGTACTATGTTCTTTGAAGCTCTCTTCAAGATAAGCAGATTGCTCCTTGGAGAGTCGGAGCTTCTTGCGGGTGAGGCCGTTGTCGTCGTCATCGCTGTTTCTGCAGCCCACTCTCTCGCCCTCTGTGCTGTCGTTGCCGGCGGCTTCCGAGTCCCTCTTGCTTCCGGCTCCGGCGCTCCCGCCGGCGCCTCTATACATGCAGAAATCCATCCGAAACGACGACGCCACGCTGTTGGGTGAAGACACCGCCGCCCCATCCTCCGGATcctgcggcggcggcggcggaagCCTATTCACGTCCAGGCCCCTCATCCCCGATGAACCCCCTTCCGAACTCCCTGCTCCAGACCCACAAcaaactcaaaatcaaaatcaacccCAAAATCAACACATAATATTAAGTACCTCTTATGCCACTTACTAAGATTATCTGTTAGTGCACATCACACACtcaaaaatcaagagaaaagaacaaataCTCGTCTAGCATCCCGCGACAACGAGATAACCCGATGAAAAAAAGTGTTTCTTTTTTACACGGAAGAAACTACAAAATGATTCTAACACATAATATTtaacgtttatatatatatatatatatgtatcgaCACGTATGAGCTTTACCATTATCGGAAGGCCAAGACAGCCCCGGTTGATGGGAAGAACTGTGGCGAGAAACAGGAGCGAGAGGGAGGAGATCAAGCTGGAGAGGGTGGTGATGATGATCGCCATTTCTTGAGCCTCTCTTTGTGGCTTCTTCTGATTTATCGCCATCATCGCGTACACCGCTTGCTTGCCCGCTCTCAGGTTGTTTTCCGTTGGAGCTGAAGCCCAGGGCCAGACCCAGGCCGCCGTTGCCGGTGGCTCTTACGCCTCGATCCTTTGCCAGGAACCCAAACGGCGGCCTGGACGATTCTCCCAAGCTCAAACCCAGCTCCATCTCTCATAAGCAAagcagaaaaaagaaagagagaggacgATTTGTATTGAAAACACTGGAAAGAGTCTTTATAAAGAATCTATCCAGCAATCTGTTATTTATTACTTGTCTGTACATATTATATCAATCCAAAagatataattaataaagtaaataaataaaaataagctaCTTTAGCCAAGCCTAGTAAAGTAGGTGGAGTTGTAGTCCCAAACAGTCcattttatactttattttctttctttaatttaatctgtcgtttatttatttatttaaaaaaaaaaaacagtttgaCCGACAAAACCAGGTTGACAAAACGCACACGTGAAACCCTAATACTTTTTAGATTTGGCAGGATCCATGTTTGCGGTTCGGGCCACGCGCCTTGGTAGCGGGTGAGTTGAGTGTCATTGACATTGCTGCGGCCTGGCCTGGCCTGGCCTGGCCTGGGGGCCCTAGGGGGGGGGTCTGGAGTCTGGCTTTGAGCAATAAAGTGGGGATGGAGAAGGTgctgtttgttttattttattttctgaagTGATCTTGGCAGTAAAGGGACAAGTCGAATCCTGCCCATCCAAACAAGGCAAAACCACATCTTCACTATCATGCCGAGAACTTGCTCCACATTTGTCTTGTAAAGCTTGTTCTGTCTTAACCTTTTTCAGACCCCTTGTGGACCGAAGTATTGGGAAACGGGAAAGGccaattaattgatttttttttataataataataataactttatgcaaatatatatatattattaattttgctttacaaattattatatatgttactTCTAATAAAACtactatttaattattatatagtaATGAAGATGATGCCAACAGTACCCTCTTGGCCTGGGCAAGGGTTATTTTCTGAATAAAACTGTGTGATATAATTATCCtaccctttttttatttttatttatttatttttatatcaatatCAATGCAGAGACGCTGTTTTGTGATGGAATAGTCAAGGGCTTTGGCATTGGCATTGGCGCTGCCTAcacaaattatattatttgatgagaaaaatctcaaatcaaataATCTATTATTTATTGTAGGCAAGAGGTCCAAACGGAAGGGGCATGGTGTTTGTCAATGactacctatatatatatatatatatcaaagttttattttaaattattattacataAAGAAAGAGACACCACtcaaatagtttatattttaaaaatattactgGCACCTCATTTAAGAGAAGAAGAGGCAGGCAAAATTG
This window of the Diospyros lotus cultivar Yz01 chromosome 5, ASM1463336v1, whole genome shotgun sequence genome carries:
- the LOC127801042 gene encoding homeobox-leucine zipper protein HOX11-like → MELGLSLGESSRPPFGFLAKDRGVRATGNGGLGLALGFSSNGKQPESGQASGVRDDGDKSEEATKRGSRNGDHHHHPLQLDLLPLAPVSRHSSSHQPGLSWPSDNGSSEGGSSGMRGLDVNRLPPPPPQDPEDGAAVSSPNSVASSFRMDFCMYRGAGGSAGAGSKRDSEAAGNDSTEGERVGCRNSDDDDNGLTRKKLRLSKEQSAYLEESFKEHSTLNPKQKIALAKQLNLRPRQVEVWFQNRRARTKLKQTEVDCEYLKRCCETLTEENRRLHKELQELRALKTSTPFYMQLPATTLTMCPSCERVATTTTTTTTSATAAANSGDPSPKAAGPFPLSRPRFYPFSQPHQSAAS